Proteins from a genomic interval of Synechococcus sp. A15-28:
- a CDS encoding adenylate/guanylate cyclase domain-containing protein: MKRWAMPVLWRLGVVIPLLLAPALATADALTHQLLMQWRGARPLPDDLVLIGVDEASLDPALADFGPWPWPRSVQATLAALPLKHGASQVVFNIVHSGASGFGPEDDAGFVQQLLPWRERVVLSASYIRQQASDLEQVQLRRPQAEQFPRVGLSSFVLNSFGVVEATPGQEELERMLSGFPQPWPKPLANVTAATSVPRHDTGLEVLGPAGHIPIIPAWGVTDLPADSWRGKTVIIGATAPSLGDQLETPFGQLSGSEVLYAAIAGELQGKGFRRPHPALWSCLALVWGLLLLWRINVGRTAAATTTAGLLLAGLGGGVTVLGWVSGFWLPATALCLSPLLGGGLRATAQFQHESRQRRFLHTVLSRRVSPTLMADMVRSGEAVWTQLGGQRSRCVVLFTDLVGFTTRSSVMEPDTLFALMNRYFEAISAPVLQEQGLLDKFIGDALMAEFGIPHNRGDREEALAAVRAALAMQSNLDSLNTTLEAEGVEPLAQGIGMHFGEVMAGNLGSSHRLEYTVIGSAVNVASRLEGLTRRFKEHPILISGELRELLGDAVEVVDLGPQMVKGWPTPVQVFGLKGLNTPKTDRSDRINLRRAV, from the coding sequence ATGAAGCGATGGGCCATGCCGGTGCTCTGGCGGCTGGGGGTGGTGATTCCGCTCCTGCTGGCACCGGCCTTGGCGACAGCCGATGCCCTCACCCACCAACTGCTGATGCAATGGCGCGGTGCCAGGCCGCTTCCGGATGACCTGGTTCTCATCGGCGTGGATGAAGCCTCCCTCGATCCGGCCTTGGCGGACTTCGGGCCTTGGCCATGGCCGCGCAGTGTTCAGGCCACCCTGGCCGCCCTCCCCCTTAAGCATGGGGCGTCGCAGGTGGTGTTCAACATCGTCCATTCCGGCGCCAGCGGTTTCGGGCCGGAGGACGACGCGGGCTTTGTGCAGCAGCTTCTGCCTTGGCGAGAGCGCGTTGTGCTCAGTGCGAGCTACATCCGCCAGCAGGCCAGTGACCTGGAACAGGTCCAACTGCGACGCCCTCAGGCCGAGCAATTCCCGAGGGTGGGCCTGTCGAGTTTCGTGCTGAACAGTTTCGGCGTGGTGGAGGCAACACCCGGCCAGGAGGAACTGGAGCGAATGCTCTCCGGATTTCCCCAACCCTGGCCCAAACCGCTGGCCAATGTGACTGCAGCCACTTCGGTGCCGCGGCATGACACCGGCCTGGAGGTGCTGGGTCCGGCCGGTCATATCCCGATCATCCCGGCCTGGGGGGTGACCGACCTGCCGGCGGACAGCTGGAGGGGCAAGACGGTGATCATCGGCGCCACGGCCCCGTCTCTTGGAGATCAACTGGAAACACCCTTTGGTCAACTGAGCGGATCGGAGGTGCTGTACGCCGCCATTGCAGGAGAACTCCAGGGCAAGGGGTTCCGCAGACCCCACCCGGCCCTCTGGAGTTGCCTTGCCCTGGTCTGGGGACTGCTGCTGCTCTGGCGCATCAATGTGGGCCGGACCGCAGCCGCCACCACCACCGCAGGCCTCCTGCTCGCGGGGCTGGGGGGCGGAGTCACCGTGCTGGGCTGGGTCTCCGGTTTCTGGCTGCCAGCCACGGCGCTCTGTCTGTCGCCACTGCTCGGGGGTGGCCTGCGGGCGACGGCTCAGTTTCAGCACGAAAGTCGTCAGCGACGGTTTTTGCACACCGTGCTTTCTCGCCGCGTCTCCCCCACCCTGATGGCCGACATGGTCCGCTCTGGAGAAGCGGTGTGGACCCAGCTTGGGGGGCAACGAAGCCGCTGCGTGGTGCTGTTCACCGATCTGGTGGGGTTCACCACCCGCAGCAGCGTGATGGAACCCGACACGCTGTTCGCACTGATGAATCGCTACTTCGAGGCGATTTCTGCTCCTGTTCTGCAGGAGCAAGGACTGCTCGACAAGTTCATCGGTGATGCGCTGATGGCGGAATTCGGAATCCCCCACAACCGCGGCGACCGGGAGGAAGCCCTGGCGGCAGTCCGTGCTGCTCTAGCGATGCAGAGCAATCTCGACAGCTTGAACACAACCCTGGAGGCTGAGGGGGTGGAACCCCTCGCCCAAGGCATTGGAATGCATTTCGGTGAGGTAATGGCTGGCAATCTCGGCTCAAGCCATCGCCTGGAGTACACGGTGATCGGTTCGGCGGTGAATGTGGCCAGCCGCCTGGAAGGGTTGACCCGACGCTTCAAGGAGCATCCGATCCTGATCAGTGGGGAACTGCGGGAGTTGCTCGGGGATGCCGTGGAGGTGGTCGACCTCGGGCCACAGATGGTGAAGGGATGGCCCACTCCCGTGCAGGTCTTCGGGCTGAAGGGGCTCAACACCCCAAAGACCGACCGATCTGATCGGATTAACCTGAGACGGGCGGTTTGA
- a CDS encoding response regulator transcription factor: protein MSFPSFLRELGQLIQERAVISCTHPRLVAMDTVNELAGLTCAHPGLITASGSDVLSHLERHPAKAILFITEHVQDGHGLELIREVHRRDSSHRSVLILTDNHGHSVQTLQDPALAAVVLDQNIGGPTCVLTKALAAVNHGERFVDPAISTGAKTDVTMESLSDREREVLSLVADGLSNKEVAERLHLASTTVRDHMQSVMRKLQVKSRTGAAVAGFRQGLLTA from the coding sequence ATGTCCTTCCCCTCTTTCCTGCGCGAACTGGGCCAGTTGATTCAGGAGCGTGCGGTGATCAGCTGCACTCATCCGCGCCTGGTGGCGATGGATACTGTCAATGAGCTGGCAGGACTCACCTGCGCCCATCCAGGTCTGATCACAGCATCCGGTTCAGACGTGCTCTCCCACCTTGAGCGACATCCTGCCAAGGCAATTCTGTTCATCACAGAACATGTTCAAGACGGCCACGGCCTCGAGTTGATCCGAGAGGTGCATCGACGCGATTCGAGTCACCGCAGCGTGTTGATCCTCACGGACAATCACGGTCACAGCGTTCAAACACTGCAGGATCCAGCTTTAGCAGCTGTTGTGCTGGATCAGAACATCGGCGGGCCGACCTGCGTTCTCACCAAGGCCCTGGCCGCGGTGAACCACGGCGAACGCTTCGTGGACCCTGCCATCAGCACCGGCGCCAAGACAGACGTAACGATGGAAAGCCTCAGCGACAGGGAACGGGAAGTACTGAGCCTGGTGGCCGACGGACTGAGCAATAAGGAAGTTGCAGAGCGCCTCCACCTCGCCTCCACCACCGTGCGCGACCACATGCAATCCGTGATGCGCAAACTCCAGGTGAAAAGCCGCACCGGAGCGGCGGTGGCTGGGTTTCGGCAGGGACTGCTAACAGCCTGA
- a CDS encoding RluA family pseudouridine synthase yields the protein MSPTWKRPPLPEETFSASFGEGEGELLTLVYPKPLPMRLDRWLVSQRTEQSRARIQKFIDAGYVRVNGKTGKAKTPLRQGDEVQLWMPPPEPLPYLKPEAMELDVLFEDDHLIVVNKPAGLTVHPAPGNKDGTLVNGLLHHCPDLPGISGKLRPGIVHRLDKDTTGCIVIAKSQEALVRLQGQIQKRIASREYLAVVHGVPGGDSGRIVGAIGRHPADRKKYAVVSDDSGRYACTHWTLQERLGDYSLLRFKLDTGRTHQIRVHCAHMNHPVVGDPTYSRCRKLPMELPGQALHAFELGLDHPISGERMLFQAPLPPVIERLLEVLRRRIA from the coding sequence ATGAGCCCCACCTGGAAGCGACCTCCCCTACCGGAGGAGACCTTCAGTGCGTCCTTCGGAGAAGGTGAGGGTGAATTGCTGACGCTTGTTTACCCCAAACCGCTTCCCATGCGGCTGGACCGCTGGTTGGTGAGTCAGCGCACGGAGCAAAGCCGCGCCCGGATCCAGAAATTCATTGATGCCGGTTACGTGCGGGTGAACGGAAAAACCGGCAAGGCCAAAACACCTCTGCGTCAAGGCGATGAAGTCCAGCTGTGGATGCCACCACCGGAACCGCTCCCCTACCTGAAGCCGGAAGCGATGGAGTTGGACGTCTTGTTCGAGGACGACCACCTGATCGTGGTCAACAAGCCAGCGGGCCTCACGGTGCATCCGGCTCCTGGCAACAAGGACGGCACGCTGGTGAACGGCCTGCTGCATCACTGCCCTGATCTCCCTGGCATCAGCGGCAAGCTGCGGCCGGGCATCGTGCACCGTCTGGACAAGGACACCACCGGTTGCATCGTCATCGCCAAATCCCAGGAGGCGCTGGTGCGGTTGCAGGGGCAGATCCAGAAGCGGATCGCTTCACGGGAGTATCTGGCCGTGGTGCACGGTGTGCCAGGTGGCGACAGCGGCAGGATCGTGGGCGCCATCGGCCGCCATCCTGCCGATCGCAAAAAGTACGCCGTGGTCAGCGATGACTCCGGTCGTTATGCCTGCACCCACTGGACCTTGCAGGAACGGCTGGGGGATTACTCACTGCTGCGCTTCAAGCTGGACACCGGCCGTACCCATCAGATCCGGGTGCACTGCGCCCATATGAACCATCCGGTGGTGGGGGATCCCACCTACAGCCGCTGCCGCAAATTGCCGATGGAGTTGCCGGGCCAGGCGCTGCATGCCTTTGAACTGGGTCTGGATCATCCGATCAGCGGCGAACGCATGCTGTTTCAAGCGCCCCTGCCGCCCGTGATCGAGCGGTTGCTGGAGGTCCTGCGCAGGCGAATCGCTTGA
- the ylqF gene encoding ribosome biogenesis GTPase YlqF — MSTPAIQWYPGHIAKAEQQLSRHLDKVDLVIEVRDARIPLATGHPHLDRWLKGKQHLLVINRRDMVTPAAREAWEAWFKGRGQRTVWCDAKAGTGVKQVQQAAIRAGDQLNERRRNRGMRPRPVRALTLGFPNVGKSALINRLVKQKVVASARRAGVTRTLRWVRLGQDLDLLDAPGVLPPRLDDQQAALHLALCDDIGQAAYDGELVAQAFLQLLMELQPQQASGVAMAVLEKRYGIPVQDETADPAYWLEAAAQRHTSGDTARMAQRLLDDFRKSALGSIALELPA; from the coding sequence GTGAGTACCCCGGCCATCCAGTGGTACCCCGGCCACATCGCCAAGGCGGAGCAGCAGCTCAGCCGACACCTCGACAAGGTGGATTTGGTGATTGAAGTCCGAGATGCCCGGATCCCCCTGGCGACGGGGCATCCCCATCTGGACCGTTGGCTCAAGGGAAAGCAGCACCTGCTGGTGATCAACCGGCGCGACATGGTGACGCCGGCGGCTCGGGAGGCCTGGGAGGCCTGGTTCAAGGGCCGCGGCCAGCGCACGGTCTGGTGCGATGCCAAGGCGGGCACCGGTGTGAAGCAGGTGCAGCAGGCAGCAATCCGAGCCGGTGATCAGCTGAATGAACGACGTCGCAACCGCGGCATGCGGCCCCGCCCGGTGCGGGCTCTGACGCTGGGCTTCCCAAACGTGGGCAAGTCAGCGCTGATCAACCGTCTGGTGAAGCAGAAGGTGGTGGCCAGTGCCCGGCGGGCTGGCGTCACCCGCACCTTGCGTTGGGTGCGGCTGGGGCAGGACCTCGATCTGCTCGATGCCCCCGGGGTGTTGCCGCCGCGGCTGGATGATCAGCAGGCGGCGCTTCACCTGGCCCTCTGCGACGACATCGGTCAGGCCGCCTACGACGGCGAGCTGGTGGCTCAGGCCTTTCTGCAGTTGCTGATGGAGCTGCAGCCGCAGCAGGCCTCTGGCGTTGCCATGGCCGTTCTGGAGAAGCGCTACGGCATTCCCGTCCAGGACGAGACAGCGGATCCCGCCTATTGGTTGGAGGCTGCAGCCCAGCGCCACACCTCCGGTGATACGGCTCGGATGGCCCAGCGCTTGTTGGATGACTTCCGTAAATCCGCCCTGGGCAGCATTGCCTTGGAGCTGCCGGCATGA
- a CDS encoding phosphoglycerate kinase produces MAKRSLASLNAGDLSGKRVLVRVDFNVPLNDAGAITDDTRIRAALPTINDLIGKGAKVILSAHFGRPKGQVNDAMRLTPVAARLSELLGKPVAKTDSCIGPDAEAKVGAMANGDVVLLENVRFFAEEEKNEAGFAEKLAGLAEVYVNDAFGAAHRAHASTEGVTKFLKPAVAGFLMEKELQYLQGAVDEPKRPLASIVGGSKVSSKIGVLEALIDKCDKVLIGGGMIFTFYKARGLSVGKSLVEEDKLELAKELEAKAKAKGVELLLPTDVVLADNFAPDANSQVADVTAIPDGWMGLDIGPDAVKVFQAALADCQTVIWNGPMGVFEFEKFATGTNAIATTLAELSGKGCCTIIGGGDSVAAVEKAGLAEKMSHISTGGGASLELLEGKVLPGVAALNDAA; encoded by the coding sequence ATGGCGAAGCGTTCCCTGGCCAGCCTTAACGCCGGCGACCTGAGCGGCAAACGCGTTCTCGTGCGGGTTGATTTCAACGTGCCCCTCAACGACGCCGGTGCCATCACCGATGACACCCGCATCCGCGCCGCCCTCCCCACCATCAACGACCTGATCGGCAAGGGCGCCAAGGTCATCCTGTCGGCCCACTTCGGCCGCCCCAAGGGCCAGGTGAACGACGCCATGCGCCTGACTCCCGTGGCTGCTCGCCTCAGTGAGCTGCTGGGCAAGCCCGTGGCCAAGACCGACAGCTGCATTGGCCCCGATGCCGAAGCCAAGGTGGGCGCCATGGCCAACGGCGATGTGGTGCTGCTGGAGAACGTGCGCTTCTTCGCTGAGGAAGAGAAGAACGAAGCCGGTTTCGCTGAGAAGCTCGCGGGTTTGGCTGAGGTGTACGTCAACGATGCCTTCGGCGCCGCCCACCGCGCCCACGCCTCCACCGAGGGTGTGACCAAGTTCCTCAAGCCCGCCGTCGCCGGCTTCCTGATGGAGAAGGAGCTTCAGTACCTGCAGGGTGCTGTGGATGAGCCCAAGCGTCCCCTGGCCTCCATCGTCGGCGGTTCCAAGGTGAGCTCCAAGATCGGCGTGCTCGAAGCCCTGATCGACAAGTGCGACAAGGTGCTGATCGGCGGCGGCATGATCTTCACCTTCTACAAGGCCCGCGGCCTCTCGGTGGGCAAGAGCCTGGTGGAAGAGGACAAGCTGGAGCTGGCCAAGGAGCTGGAAGCCAAGGCCAAGGCCAAGGGCGTTGAGCTGCTGCTGCCCACCGACGTGGTGCTGGCGGACAACTTCGCCCCCGATGCCAACAGCCAGGTGGCTGATGTCACCGCCATCCCCGACGGCTGGATGGGTCTGGACATCGGTCCCGATGCGGTGAAGGTGTTCCAGGCCGCCCTGGCCGACTGTCAGACCGTGATCTGGAACGGTCCCATGGGTGTGTTCGAATTCGAGAAGTTCGCCACCGGCACCAACGCCATCGCCACCACCCTGGCGGAGCTAAGCGGCAAGGGCTGCTGCACGATCATCGGCGGCGGCGACTCCGTGGCTGCTGTGGAGAAGGCCGGTCTGGCCGAGAAGATGTCCCACATCTCCACAGGCGGCGGCGCCAGCCTCGAACTGCTGGAAGGCAAGGTGCTGCCCGGTGTGGCCGCCCTCAACGACGCCGCCTGA
- a CDS encoding NAD(P)-dependent oxidoreductase: MTRCDLNLGFIGLGAIGLPMATNLCQAGVPLAVHSRSRHAETAPGLQGARPCASPAEAAEAADVLLICVSDDAAVETVLFGADGAASALRPGSVVVDCSTIAPATAIACAERLARKGISYLDAPVTGGTEGAKAGTLTLLVGGEPEALERTRPILEVIGGTIHHFGPVGRGQQVKAVNQVLVAGSYAAVAEAMALGERLDLPMDQVVEALKHGAAGSWALEHRAPGMLAGRYPLGFKLALHHKDLGIALDAAKNMQLELPISHLVQQLEEGLMQQGHGDEDVSALHRQFRAKS, from the coding sequence ATGACCAGATGTGACCTGAACCTTGGCTTCATCGGCCTAGGTGCCATCGGCCTGCCGATGGCTACCAATCTCTGCCAAGCCGGCGTCCCGCTCGCCGTGCACAGCCGGAGCCGGCACGCGGAAACAGCACCCGGCCTCCAGGGAGCACGCCCATGCGCCAGTCCGGCCGAAGCCGCCGAAGCCGCCGACGTGTTGTTGATCTGCGTCAGCGATGACGCCGCCGTGGAGACCGTGCTGTTCGGAGCTGATGGAGCAGCCTCGGCCCTCCGCCCCGGATCGGTGGTGGTGGATTGCTCAACGATCGCGCCAGCGACAGCCATTGCTTGCGCTGAGCGCCTGGCCCGGAAGGGCATCAGCTATCTCGATGCACCGGTGACCGGTGGCACCGAGGGAGCCAAGGCAGGAACGCTGACGCTGTTGGTGGGCGGGGAACCGGAGGCCCTGGAACGGACGCGCCCGATCCTCGAGGTCATCGGCGGCACGATCCACCATTTCGGGCCTGTGGGTCGCGGCCAGCAGGTGAAGGCGGTGAACCAGGTGCTGGTGGCCGGCAGCTATGCCGCAGTAGCCGAAGCGATGGCCCTGGGAGAACGGCTCGACCTGCCGATGGATCAAGTGGTGGAGGCGTTAAAGCACGGGGCCGCTGGCTCCTGGGCCCTCGAACACCGAGCCCCGGGCATGCTGGCAGGGCGGTACCCCCTGGGCTTCAAGCTTGCTCTGCACCACAAGGATCTTGGGATCGCGCTGGATGCAGCAAAAAACATGCAGTTGGAACTGCCCATCAGCCACCTAGTGCAACAGCTGGAAGAGGGCCTGATGCAACAAGGGCATGGCGATGAGGACGTCTCTGCCCTGCATCGCCAATTCAGAGCGAAATCGTGA
- the murG gene encoding undecaprenyldiphospho-muramoylpentapeptide beta-N-acetylglucosaminyltransferase, producing MTRLLIAASGTGGHLFPALAVADCLDEGWQVRWLGVPDRLETQLVPERFRLITVQAGGLQGSGLRKLWQLLRLVAAGFRVRRLLKRERTQVVFTTGGYIAAPAILAARLCGIPAVLHEANAVPGRVTRLLARFCTAVAIGLPAASERIPGCRPLLTGMPVRSSFLNPQPLPDWVPTGEGPLLVVIGGSQGAVGLNRMVRAVLPELLEQGCRVVHLTGRNDPEVGQMQHPLLAERSFSDEIPGLLQHADLAVSRAGAGSLSELAVCGTPTILVPFPQAADQHQEANAACAAEVGGAVIVHQHAPEEPVLMQTIERLLGARLGRPQADPTLLPTMRRGMQHLAVQDADQRLMDLLQSLVA from the coding sequence ATGACCCGGCTTCTGATCGCCGCCAGCGGCACCGGCGGCCACCTGTTCCCGGCCCTGGCGGTGGCGGACTGTCTCGATGAGGGCTGGCAGGTGCGCTGGCTCGGTGTGCCGGACCGCCTCGAAACACAGCTGGTGCCGGAACGTTTCCGGCTGATCACCGTTCAAGCCGGGGGCCTGCAGGGCAGCGGCTTGCGCAAGCTCTGGCAGCTACTGAGGCTGGTGGCGGCTGGCTTTCGGGTGCGGCGCCTGTTGAAACGTGAACGCACCCAGGTGGTGTTCACCACCGGCGGCTACATCGCAGCGCCGGCGATCCTCGCGGCTCGACTCTGCGGCATCCCCGCCGTTCTGCATGAAGCCAACGCCGTCCCCGGCCGCGTCACGCGACTGCTCGCCCGCTTCTGCACTGCCGTGGCCATCGGTCTGCCGGCGGCCTCAGAACGCATCCCCGGCTGCAGACCATTGCTCACAGGGATGCCGGTCCGCAGCAGCTTCCTCAACCCCCAACCGTTGCCGGACTGGGTGCCCACTGGGGAGGGGCCGCTGCTGGTGGTGATCGGCGGCAGCCAGGGAGCGGTTGGCCTCAACCGCATGGTGCGAGCGGTCCTGCCGGAGCTGCTGGAGCAGGGCTGCCGGGTGGTGCACCTCACCGGCCGCAACGACCCCGAGGTGGGCCAGATGCAGCATCCGCTGCTGGCGGAGCGTTCCTTCAGCGATGAGATTCCAGGCCTGCTGCAACATGCCGACCTCGCCGTCAGCCGAGCTGGCGCCGGCAGCCTCAGCGAACTGGCGGTGTGCGGGACTCCCACCATCCTGGTGCCCTTCCCCCAGGCTGCGGATCAACACCAGGAGGCCAATGCCGCCTGCGCCGCTGAAGTTGGCGGGGCGGTGATCGTCCATCAGCACGCACCGGAGGAGCCGGTGCTGATGCAAACGATTGAACGGCTGCTCGGGGCACGGCTCGGCCGCCCCCAGGCGGATCCCACCTTGCTTCCGACCATGCGCCGGGGCATGCAACACCTTGCGGTGCAGGACGCCGATCAACGGCTGATGGATCTGCTGCAAAGCCTTGTGGCCTGA
- a CDS encoding aminotransferase class I/II-fold pyridoxal phosphate-dependent enzyme, whose translation MDVEHRHGGNRASIAARLGCRPSDLLDASASLVPWTPRLPPLRRSLIRDYPDRHLSGLRRNLARLHAVPGAMLLPGNGAAELFTWAARDAAGTGLSLLPSPGFADYSRALGCWDGPWMGQQLPLDWCADAPQPLPKPSQAEVLWICNPHNPTGQLWSCESLVPLLERYSLVICDEAFLPLVPDGERQSLIPLVQHHPNLVVIRSLTKLYGIAGLRLGYAVAQPERLQRWAAWRDPWPVNGIALAVGERLLASPRHYRRWCERVQRWTATEGVWMQRQLAALPGICAMPSAANYLLIRSETSQVPLREALEKRHRILLRDCRSFAGLGECWLRIGLQSRWNNRRIVRALRRELQRAPQH comes from the coding sequence ATGGACGTCGAGCACCGTCACGGCGGCAACCGGGCTTCGATTGCAGCGCGCCTTGGCTGTCGACCCTCAGATCTGCTGGATGCCAGCGCATCTCTGGTGCCCTGGACCCCCCGTCTGCCGCCGCTGAGGCGATCACTCATTCGTGACTACCCCGATCGTCATCTCAGTGGTTTGCGTCGCAACCTGGCGCGGTTGCACGCCGTTCCCGGTGCGATGTTGTTGCCGGGTAACGGGGCCGCAGAACTGTTCACCTGGGCTGCGCGTGATGCAGCTGGAACGGGGTTGAGTCTGCTGCCATCTCCTGGTTTCGCTGACTACAGCCGAGCCCTCGGTTGCTGGGATGGGCCCTGGATGGGTCAGCAGCTGCCGCTGGACTGGTGCGCTGATGCTCCCCAGCCCCTGCCGAAGCCAAGCCAGGCTGAAGTGCTCTGGATCTGCAACCCTCACAACCCCACAGGCCAGTTGTGGAGTTGTGAGTCGCTCGTACCACTGCTCGAGCGCTATTCGCTGGTGATCTGCGATGAAGCCTTCCTGCCGTTGGTGCCCGATGGCGAGCGGCAGTCGCTGATTCCGCTGGTGCAGCACCACCCCAACCTGGTGGTGATCCGCAGCCTCACCAAGCTGTATGGCATCGCCGGGCTGCGTCTGGGCTATGCCGTTGCACAGCCCGAGCGGTTGCAGCGCTGGGCGGCATGGCGTGACCCCTGGCCGGTGAATGGCATTGCTTTAGCTGTTGGCGAACGGTTGTTGGCATCTCCTCGGCATTACCGACGCTGGTGTGAGCGCGTGCAGCGTTGGACGGCAACGGAGGGGGTCTGGATGCAGCGGCAGTTGGCTGCCCTGCCCGGGATCTGCGCCATGCCGTCGGCGGCGAACTATCTGCTCATCCGCAGTGAGACCTCCCAGGTGCCCCTGCGCGAAGCGCTTGAAAAGCGCCATCGGATTCTGTTGCGGGATTGTCGATCCTTCGCCGGTCTGGGGGAGTGTTGGCTGCGGATCGGCCTGCAGTCCCGTTGGAACAACCGCCGCATCGTTCGCGCCCTGCGGCGGGAGCTGCAGCGTGCTCCCCAGCACTGA
- a CDS encoding quinone-dependent dihydroorotate dehydrogenase, with the protein MPPSPLSSGEFYQRWLGPVLANDEGLDAEQLSQTALTALGQASLRRQWPLVSTVLEGLAGDLQRRDLRLEQVLFGCRFPNPVGLAAGFDKNGVAAGLWDRFGFGFAEVGTVTWHGQPGNPRPRLFRLAEEQAALNRMGFNNDGAQALRRTLERQRLDPPGRRPAVLGINVGKSKVTALEQAPEDYASSLELLAPSADYAVINVSSPNTPGLRDLQDSSQLRRLVERLRRLPACPPLLVKIAPDLEDEAIDGIARLAFEEGLAGVIAVNTSLDRLGLEQRRLLQTGRTLAQEAGGLSGAPLRQRALEVIRRLRVSAGPALTLIGVGGIDSAEIAWERITAGASLVQLYTGWIFKGPDLVPQILEGLQMQMDRHGLRTISEAVGSGLPWLAASDDAEGCSGV; encoded by the coding sequence ATGCCGCCATCCCCTCTCAGCAGCGGCGAGTTCTACCAGCGCTGGCTGGGGCCGGTGTTGGCCAATGACGAAGGACTGGATGCAGAGCAGCTCTCGCAGACAGCACTGACCGCTCTGGGACAGGCGTCGCTGAGGCGTCAATGGCCCCTGGTGTCCACGGTGCTGGAGGGCCTTGCCGGTGATCTGCAGCGGCGTGATCTGCGCCTCGAGCAGGTGTTGTTCGGTTGTCGTTTCCCCAATCCGGTGGGTCTGGCGGCCGGTTTCGACAAGAACGGTGTGGCGGCCGGTCTCTGGGATCGCTTCGGGTTCGGCTTTGCGGAGGTGGGCACCGTCACCTGGCATGGCCAGCCCGGCAATCCCCGCCCCCGTTTGTTTCGTCTGGCCGAGGAACAGGCGGCCCTGAATCGCATGGGCTTCAACAACGACGGGGCCCAGGCGTTGCGCAGAACCCTGGAACGGCAACGGCTGGATCCCCCCGGCCGCCGCCCGGCGGTGCTGGGAATCAACGTGGGCAAATCCAAGGTCACCGCGCTGGAACAGGCCCCGGAGGATTACGCCTCCTCGCTGGAGCTGCTGGCTCCCTCGGCGGACTACGCCGTGATTAATGTGAGTTCCCCAAACACCCCTGGACTGCGGGATCTGCAGGACTCCAGTCAGTTGCGGCGGCTGGTGGAGCGACTGCGGCGCTTGCCGGCCTGTCCGCCATTGCTGGTGAAGATCGCTCCAGATCTGGAGGATGAGGCGATTGATGGCATCGCTCGCCTGGCCTTCGAGGAGGGCTTGGCTGGGGTGATCGCGGTGAACACAAGCCTGGATCGCCTGGGGCTGGAGCAGCGTCGGCTGCTGCAGACCGGCCGCACCCTGGCACAGGAAGCGGGGGGGCTCAGTGGAGCGCCCCTGCGGCAACGGGCACTTGAAGTGATCCGCCGCCTGCGGGTCAGTGCCGGGCCGGCCCTGACGCTGATCGGTGTTGGAGGCATCGATTCGGCTGAGATCGCCTGGGAGCGGATCACCGCTGGAGCCTCATTGGTCCAGCTCTATACGGGCTGGATTTTCAAAGGGCCTGATCTGGTGCCTCAGATTCTTGAGGGGCTCCAGATGCAGATGGACCGCCATGGTTTGAGGACCATCTCGGAGGCGGTGGGCAGTGGTTTGCCCTGGCTGGCCGCTTCAGACGATGCGGAAGGCTGTTCAGGGGTTTAA
- a CDS encoding ribonuclease H, whose amino-acid sequence MAEGRGRVVAAATDGACSGNPGPGGWGGLLRFEDGSVEEFGGHDPATTNNRMELQAALELLQRLKDLPRHPDLTLRTDSKYLIDGLGSWIKGWKRKGWKTAAGKPVLNQDLWKSLDAARLDDVPLAYVKGHSGDPDNDRVDRIAVAFSQGRLMDLGQPSVEGDAEVADDDPAPQQLVQLLSRLELADRLADGGFSLSLLELAQLVELPLKQLERRQEPWFWRDWQVRPAEEGRWTLQRREAGSEQS is encoded by the coding sequence ATGGCTGAAGGACGGGGCCGGGTGGTGGCTGCTGCCACCGATGGAGCCTGCAGTGGTAATCCGGGCCCAGGGGGCTGGGGAGGCCTGCTGCGCTTTGAAGACGGCAGTGTCGAGGAATTCGGCGGTCATGACCCGGCGACGACCAACAACCGCATGGAACTGCAGGCGGCGTTGGAGCTGCTGCAGCGGTTGAAGGACCTTCCGCGGCATCCCGATCTCACCCTGCGCACCGACAGCAAATACCTGATCGATGGACTTGGCTCCTGGATCAAGGGCTGGAAGCGCAAGGGCTGGAAGACAGCGGCCGGCAAGCCTGTGCTGAACCAGGATCTCTGGAAATCTCTGGACGCAGCCCGGCTGGATGATGTGCCGTTGGCCTATGTGAAAGGCCACAGCGGTGATCCGGACAACGATCGGGTGGACCGGATCGCAGTCGCTTTTTCCCAGGGTCGCCTTATGGATCTCGGGCAGCCATCTGTTGAGGGTGATGCGGAGGTGGCCGATGACGATCCAGCACCACAACAGCTGGTGCAGTTGTTAAGCCGCCTGGAGCTGGCGGATCGTCTGGCGGATGGGGGCTTCAGCCTCAGCCTGTTGGAGCTGGCGCAGCTTGTGGAACTGCCGTTGAAGCAGCTCGAGCGCCGTCAGGAGCCGTGGTTCTGGCGGGACTGGCAGGTGCGCCCAGCTGAAGAGGGGCGCTGGACCCTGCAGCGTCGCGAGGCAGGATCAGAACAGTCCTGA